Proteins encoded in a region of the Paramagnetospirillum magneticum AMB-1 genome:
- a CDS encoding sensor histidine kinase, with translation MGVLAVLFVLATFSAMAWQRRADLLHDRQVNNERLADTLAEHTGGMFRQSAMVLSLVSERLDHQRGLSAHDPVFGGFLANVLRHASTVTAIRVITPGGHYLHSYPEIPPEGTSVADRDYVQAHLAGESSLVIGKPIISRVNGKRVLPVSQAHRSPDGRLVAVIALMIQLDHMNELFDSIRQRPNGTVALFNADGTLLSRGPFDEGLMGKDFSQGPLFKEHLPQAPTGSYTSVVATDGKLRQASYRRLGDVPVVVSVSTLHDDTMMQWEGYATTLLTIAIPLVLAAAAITWAMHRQLVARERFERLLARRSADLELANEELRHIAEISAHHLQEPLRTVLSYAQLLVRKTAPDGNSEVDDYLGFIRSGIERMRAQLNALQRYLGVAQCRPHEPVSLPRVLAETIDLLEPRLAAAEAEIRARDLPEIMGDRQHLSGLFHHLISAILERRRPDTYQKIGLSAERDGEMWHLLIRADNTDIDFGEGETSFPLLAPGSSPTRGGNPTLSLAICRKIVQLHGGSMWAETTGDGETRLHVLLPAE, from the coding sequence ATGGGTGTTCTGGCCGTACTGTTCGTCCTTGCAACCTTCAGCGCCATGGCGTGGCAAAGGCGGGCCGACCTTCTGCATGACCGTCAGGTCAACAATGAGCGGCTGGCCGATACCCTGGCCGAGCATACGGGCGGCATGTTCCGACAATCGGCCATGGTCCTTTCCCTGGTGAGCGAGCGCCTCGACCATCAGCGCGGCCTTTCCGCCCATGACCCGGTCTTTGGCGGATTCCTGGCCAACGTGCTGCGGCACGCCTCCACGGTGACGGCCATCCGGGTCATCACGCCCGGAGGGCATTACCTGCATTCCTATCCCGAAATACCGCCCGAGGGCACCTCGGTCGCCGATCGTGACTACGTCCAGGCCCACCTGGCGGGCGAAAGCAGCCTCGTCATCGGCAAGCCTATCATCAGTCGGGTCAACGGCAAGCGGGTCCTGCCAGTCAGCCAGGCCCACCGAAGCCCCGACGGCAGGCTGGTGGCGGTCATCGCCCTGATGATCCAACTGGACCACATGAACGAGCTGTTCGATTCCATCCGGCAAAGACCCAACGGCACCGTCGCCCTGTTCAACGCCGACGGCACTCTGCTGAGCCGGGGGCCTTTCGACGAAGGGCTGATGGGCAAGGACTTCTCCCAGGGCCCGCTGTTCAAGGAGCATCTGCCCCAGGCCCCGACCGGCAGCTACACCAGCGTAGTGGCCACCGACGGCAAATTGCGCCAGGCCAGCTACCGGCGCCTGGGCGACGTTCCGGTGGTGGTCTCGGTCTCCACCCTGCATGACGACACCATGATGCAATGGGAGGGCTATGCCACCACCTTGCTGACCATCGCCATTCCCCTGGTTCTGGCGGCGGCGGCCATCACCTGGGCCATGCATCGCCAATTGGTGGCCCGCGAGCGCTTCGAGCGCCTGCTGGCCCGGCGCAGCGCCGACCTGGAACTGGCCAACGAGGAACTGCGCCACATCGCCGAGATCTCGGCCCATCACCTGCAGGAGCCGCTCCGCACCGTGCTGTCCTACGCCCAATTGCTGGTGCGCAAGACCGCCCCCGACGGCAATTCCGAGGTGGACGATTATCTGGGCTTCATCCGCTCGGGCATCGAGCGCATGCGGGCTCAGTTGAACGCCCTGCAGCGCTATCTCGGCGTGGCGCAGTGCCGCCCCCACGAGCCCGTGTCCCTGCCGCGGGTCCTGGCCGAGACCATAGACCTGCTGGAACCGCGCCTCGCCGCCGCCGAGGCCGAGATCCGGGCCCGCGATCTGCCCGAGATCATGGGAGACCGCCAGCATCTGTCGGGACTGTTCCACCACCTGATCTCGGCCATCCTGGAGCGCCGGCGCCCCGACACCTATCAGAAGATTGGCCTGAGCGCCGAACGCGACGGCGAGATGTGGCATCTGCTGATCCGCGCCGACAACACCGACATCGATTTCGGCGAGGGCGAGACCTCGTTCCCGCTGCTGGCCCCCGGCAGCAGCCCGACGCGGGGTGGCAACCCGACGCTCAGCCTGGCCATCTGCCGCAAGATCGTCCAGTTGCACGGCGGCAGCATGTGGGCCGAAACCACCGGTGACGGCGAAACCCGCCTGCATGTCCTGTTGCCCGCCGAGTAG
- a CDS encoding tetratricopeptide repeat protein has protein sequence MAEDFAKAVELHQAGRLLEAVEIYQRILVANPYDEGANHLLGVACSQMGQFDLAIHLIGEAIRANDRVPDYHVNLGNALFSSRRLPEAEAAYRRALTLNTDIPEALFGLGNTLAQTGRLEESLEFHQSALALRPNFVEALANMAGVLSRLGRPAEAVEKLRRAVAERPGEASLQADLGRALLASGHRIEADVAVCRALRLAPDSPPILVAAADVIRARGRMEEALEHAARAAELAPNYPPAVLMLARQLRAMGRRDLSAETYLRLAGIEGAGVAHLFDAANALNEMSRLPEAVALYQALLAREHDHSEVWNNLGNALRELGELDRAAECYETAERLSPDDPVVMSNRAALLGSLGRVAEAEILCRKVVALQPGIGIPLSNLGQALYAQGRMEEAREQFDAAGAADSTNDDIRFHRAIVRLMLGDFAEGWPLYEARWGNRKRAEPNRHFATPQWLGDEDLAGKTLLLWSEQGFGDTLQFVRFAPLATARGARVILEVQPALVSLLRGMPGIAQVVAVGDDTGPVDLQSPLMSLPMAFGITLESIPAAVPYLAPPPERLEPWTRRLNASLPPGPRIGLVWAGDSREHDIECTLIDRRRSLALKQLEPILAVEEASFVSLQVGKQGLQARDEPRVADLTAGITDFADTAALISGLDLVISVDTSTAHLAAALGKPVWLLSRFDGCWRWLQGRDDSPWYPTLRLYRQPAAGDWDTPLAKMATDLREWLKTIRR, from the coding sequence TTGGCCGAGGATTTCGCCAAGGCTGTCGAACTGCATCAGGCGGGCAGGCTGCTGGAGGCCGTGGAGATCTACCAGCGGATTCTGGTGGCCAATCCCTACGACGAGGGGGCCAACCATCTGCTTGGCGTGGCCTGCTCCCAGATGGGCCAGTTCGATCTGGCCATTCACCTGATCGGCGAGGCGATCCGCGCCAACGACCGGGTGCCCGATTACCACGTCAATCTGGGCAACGCGCTGTTCAGCTCGCGGCGCCTGCCCGAGGCCGAGGCCGCCTATCGCCGCGCCCTGACCCTGAATACCGACATCCCCGAGGCGCTGTTCGGCCTGGGCAATACCCTGGCCCAGACCGGCCGGCTGGAAGAGTCCCTGGAGTTCCATCAGAGCGCCCTGGCCCTGCGGCCCAATTTCGTCGAGGCCCTGGCCAACATGGCCGGAGTACTGAGCCGCCTGGGCCGCCCGGCCGAAGCGGTGGAAAAGCTGCGCCGCGCCGTGGCGGAACGGCCGGGCGAGGCCAGCCTGCAGGCCGATCTGGGGCGCGCCCTGCTGGCGTCCGGTCATCGCATCGAGGCTGATGTCGCCGTCTGCCGCGCCCTGCGGCTGGCGCCCGATTCCCCTCCCATCCTGGTGGCGGCCGCCGACGTGATCCGGGCCAGGGGCCGGATGGAAGAGGCGCTGGAGCATGCCGCCCGCGCCGCCGAGCTGGCGCCCAATTACCCGCCCGCCGTCCTGATGCTTGCCCGCCAGTTGCGGGCCATGGGGCGCCGGGATCTTTCGGCCGAGACCTATCTGCGGCTGGCGGGCATCGAAGGCGCCGGAGTGGCCCATCTGTTCGATGCCGCCAACGCTCTGAACGAGATGAGCCGTCTGCCCGAGGCGGTGGCGCTGTATCAGGCGCTGCTGGCCCGCGAGCACGACCACTCCGAGGTGTGGAACAATCTGGGCAATGCCCTGCGGGAACTGGGCGAGTTGGACCGTGCCGCCGAGTGCTACGAGACGGCCGAGCGGCTCAGCCCCGACGATCCCGTGGTCATGTCCAACCGGGCCGCCCTGCTGGGCAGCCTGGGCCGGGTGGCCGAGGCAGAAATCCTGTGCCGCAAGGTGGTGGCCCTGCAGCCGGGAATCGGCATTCCGCTGTCCAATCTCGGCCAGGCCCTCTACGCCCAGGGGCGCATGGAGGAGGCCCGCGAGCAGTTCGACGCGGCCGGAGCGGCCGATTCCACCAATGACGACATCCGCTTTCACCGCGCCATCGTCCGGCTGATGCTGGGTGACTTCGCCGAGGGCTGGCCGCTTTACGAGGCCCGCTGGGGCAACCGCAAGCGGGCCGAGCCCAATCGCCATTTCGCCACGCCGCAATGGCTGGGCGACGAGGATCTGGCGGGCAAGACCCTGTTGCTGTGGTCCGAGCAGGGGTTCGGCGACACGCTGCAATTCGTGCGCTTCGCGCCCCTGGCGACGGCCCGTGGCGCCCGGGTGATCCTGGAGGTGCAGCCTGCCCTGGTTTCCCTGCTGCGTGGCATGCCGGGGATTGCCCAGGTGGTGGCGGTGGGCGACGACACCGGGCCGGTGGACCTGCAATCGCCGTTGATGAGCCTGCCCATGGCCTTCGGCATCACCCTGGAGAGTATTCCCGCCGCCGTTCCCTACCTGGCTCCGCCGCCCGAGCGTCTGGAGCCCTGGACCCGGCGGCTGAACGCCAGCCTTCCGCCCGGCCCCCGCATCGGGTTGGTCTGGGCGGGGGATTCCCGCGAGCACGACATCGAATGCACGCTGATCGACCGCCGCCGCTCGCTGGCCTTGAAGCAGCTGGAGCCCATCCTCGCGGTGGAAGAGGCCAGCTTCGTCAGCCTGCAGGTGGGCAAGCAGGGACTTCAGGCCCGGGATGAGCCGCGCGTCGCCGACCTGACCGCGGGCATCACCGACTTCGCCGACACCGCCGCGCTGATCAGCGGTCTCGATCTGGTGATCAGCGTCGACACCTCGACCGCCCATCTGGCCGCCGCCCTGGGTAAGCCGGTCTGGTTGCTGTCGCGCTTCGACGGCTGCTGGCGCTGGCTTCAGGGCCGCGACGACAGCCCGTGGTATCCGACGCTCCGCCTCTACCGCCAGCCCGCCGCCGGCGACTGGGACACGCCCCTGGCCAAAATGGCGACGGATCTGCGGGAGTGGCTCAAGACCATCCGGCGATGA
- a CDS encoding CaiB/BaiF CoA transferase family protein, producing the protein MIADCLAGLKVLDLSMYIPGPLATLWLSDLGAEVVKVESPAGDPMRTMGPVDADGTTAFYKLANANKTIVALDLKSADGKARFAEMVAGADVLLEGFRPGVMERLGFGITRLHEINPRLVHCALSGYGGTGPFATRAGHDVTYLAVTGLLAASGPAERPVMTFPPLADHAGAMLAVNAILAALLKRSTSGKGTTIDISLAEAALSWMGGVLTMAQRWGDPKREHDLINGGAAFYRIYQTKDGRFAAIAALEEKFWQSFCTAIGKPDWIARQAEPLPQHDLLADMTALFASRTLAEWTEVLEPADCTFEPVLEPHEVATHPHHVERGFTHVSDQGLVEVLLPVLMEGERPRRRRRLTEKAAEAVIAGWS; encoded by the coding sequence ATGATTGCCGATTGCCTTGCCGGGCTGAAGGTCCTCGACCTGTCCATGTACATTCCCGGCCCGCTGGCCACCCTGTGGCTGTCCGACCTGGGCGCCGAGGTGGTCAAGGTGGAAAGCCCGGCCGGCGATCCCATGCGCACCATGGGGCCGGTGGACGCGGACGGCACCACCGCCTTCTACAAGCTGGCCAACGCCAACAAGACCATCGTGGCGCTGGACCTGAAATCCGCCGACGGCAAGGCCCGCTTCGCCGAGATGGTGGCCGGGGCCGACGTGCTGCTGGAAGGCTTTCGCCCCGGGGTGATGGAGCGCCTGGGCTTCGGCATCACGCGCCTGCACGAGATCAATCCCCGGCTGGTCCACTGCGCCCTGTCGGGCTATGGCGGCACCGGCCCCTTCGCCACCCGTGCGGGCCACGACGTCACCTATCTGGCAGTGACCGGCCTGCTGGCGGCGTCCGGCCCGGCCGAGCGGCCCGTCATGACCTTTCCGCCCCTGGCCGACCATGCGGGCGCCATGCTGGCGGTCAACGCCATCCTGGCGGCGCTCTTAAAGCGCTCCACCTCGGGCAAGGGCACCACCATCGACATCTCTCTGGCCGAAGCGGCGTTGTCGTGGATGGGCGGCGTGCTGACGATGGCGCAGCGCTGGGGCGACCCGAAGCGCGAGCACGACCTGATCAACGGCGGCGCCGCCTTCTACCGCATCTACCAGACCAAGGACGGCCGCTTCGCCGCCATCGCCGCGCTGGAGGAGAAGTTCTGGCAGTCGTTCTGCACGGCCATCGGCAAGCCCGACTGGATCGCCCGCCAGGCCGAGCCCCTGCCCCAGCATGATCTGCTCGCCGACATGACGGCGCTGTTCGCCAGTCGCACCCTGGCCGAGTGGACGGAAGTGCTGGAGCCCGCCGACTGCACCTTCGAACCGGTGCTGGAGCCCCACGAGGTCGCCACCCATCCCCACCACGTGGAGCGCGGCTTCACCCATGTCAGCGACCAGGGTCTGGTCGAGGTGCTGCTGCCCGTGCTGATGGAGGGCGAACGCCCCCGCCGCCGCCGCCGCCTGACCGAGAAGGCGGCCGAGGCGGTCATCGCCGGATGGTCTTGA
- a CDS encoding enoyl-CoA hydratase-related protein: MTDHIHVKISGAVATVTLRRPELHNALDEQMVGNLAQTFQKLSVAEAVRVVVIEGQGPSFCAGGDIGWTRAMLDQDAEEVSRSAMQMAVMLDAIDRCAKPVIARVQGAALGMGAGIVSVADMVVAADDSSFSLPEVRAGFPPTLIMPYLAAAMGTRAMRRYVLSGERFDAREALRLGLIHAVVAGDKLDSARDLMVESCLKGAPKAQGAAKDMLRVVDDSPAGPDLMRYTVAQFVDARAGAECREGVLALTEKRKPNWSV; encoded by the coding sequence ATGACCGACCATATCCATGTCAAGATCAGCGGCGCCGTCGCCACCGTGACGCTGCGCCGTCCCGAGTTGCACAACGCCCTGGACGAGCAGATGGTGGGCAACCTCGCCCAGACCTTCCAGAAGCTGTCCGTGGCCGAGGCGGTGCGCGTGGTGGTGATCGAGGGCCAGGGCCCCAGCTTCTGCGCCGGCGGCGACATCGGCTGGACGCGGGCCATGCTGGACCAGGACGCGGAAGAGGTCAGCCGCAGCGCCATGCAGATGGCGGTGATGCTGGACGCCATCGACCGCTGCGCCAAGCCGGTGATCGCCAGGGTCCAGGGCGCCGCCCTGGGGATGGGCGCCGGCATCGTCTCGGTGGCCGACATGGTGGTGGCCGCCGACGATTCCAGCTTCTCCCTGCCCGAGGTGCGGGCCGGCTTCCCACCTACCCTGATCATGCCCTATCTGGCCGCCGCCATGGGCACCCGGGCCATGCGCCGCTACGTGCTGTCGGGCGAGCGCTTCGACGCCCGCGAGGCGCTGCGCCTGGGCCTGATCCATGCGGTGGTGGCCGGCGACAAACTGGACTCCGCCCGCGACCTGATGGTCGAGTCCTGCCTCAAGGGCGCCCCCAAGGCTCAAGGAGCCGCCAAGGACATGCTGCGGGTGGTCGACGACAGCCCCGCCGGACCCGACCTCATGCGCTACACCGTGGCGCAGTTCGTCGACGCCCGGGCCGGTGCCGAATGCCGCGAGGGCGTGCTGGCCCTGACCGAAAAGAGAAAGCCGAACTGGAGCGTCTAG
- a CDS encoding elongation factor G produces the protein MTSKSPSLPRACALVGPFASGKTSLLEAMLLACGAIGRQGRIKDGTTTGDSSPEARARLMSVEPNMASAEYLGEKWTFIDCPGSVEFQQDSYNALMAVDVAVVVCEPDPARAVMVAPVLKFLDEHKVPHLLFVNKIDTAGTRLKETLEALQAVSDRPLIMREIPIREGDAVTGYIDLVSERAYKYRPGQTSAVIKIPEALKGEESAARQEMLEHLADFDDHLMEELLEDLQPPADEIYADLGKDLTGDLIVPVFFGSAENDGGIHRLLKALRHDAPGPAATAARLGIKAEGGPLATVFKTVHAAHTGKLSFSRVWRGEFADNQSLEAGRIGGLYVMTGGTPTKVAKAGVGEVCAFGRLDSVATGAVIGGAGEDMAAWPQPLAPLFAFALAAEKKGDDVKLTGAIAKLAEEDPSLSLDHGEFGEQILRGQGEIHLQVAIDRLKSRFNMAVVTRKPTVPYKETIRKGTSVHGRHKKQSGGHGQFGDIHIDIAPLPRGSGFHFVDKIVGGVVPRQYIPSVEEGVSEFLHQGPFGFPVVDLQVTLTSGSYHAVDSSDMAFKTAARIAMSEGMPQCDPVLLEPILAVEISVPSDFTAKAQRIVSGRRGQILGYDAKDGWQGWDNVSAYLPQAEMDDLIVELRSLTMGVGTFSWKFDHLQEITGRVADKVVEARKEALASA, from the coding sequence ATGACGTCCAAGTCTCCTTCCCTGCCGCGCGCCTGTGCCCTGGTCGGGCCGTTCGCCAGCGGCAAGACCAGCCTGCTCGAAGCCATGCTGCTGGCCTGCGGCGCCATCGGCCGCCAGGGCCGTATCAAGGACGGCACCACCACGGGGGATTCCAGCCCCGAAGCCCGCGCCCGCCTGATGAGCGTCGAGCCCAATATGGCCAGCGCCGAATATCTGGGCGAGAAGTGGACCTTCATCGATTGCCCCGGCTCGGTGGAGTTCCAGCAAGATTCCTATAACGCCCTGATGGCGGTGGACGTGGCGGTGGTGGTCTGCGAGCCCGATCCCGCCCGCGCCGTGATGGTCGCCCCGGTGCTGAAGTTCCTGGACGAGCACAAGGTTCCCCATCTGCTGTTCGTCAACAAGATCGACACCGCCGGCACCCGTCTCAAGGAGACGCTGGAAGCCCTTCAGGCGGTGTCCGACCGTCCGCTGATCATGCGCGAGATTCCCATCCGCGAGGGCGACGCCGTCACCGGCTATATCGATCTGGTCAGCGAGCGGGCCTACAAGTACCGCCCCGGCCAGACCTCGGCGGTGATCAAGATTCCCGAGGCCCTGAAGGGCGAGGAAAGCGCGGCCCGCCAGGAAATGCTCGAGCATCTGGCCGATTTCGACGACCACCTGATGGAAGAGCTGCTGGAAGACCTGCAGCCGCCCGCCGACGAGATCTATGCCGACCTGGGCAAGGACCTGACCGGCGACCTGATCGTGCCGGTGTTCTTCGGCTCGGCCGAGAATGACGGCGGCATCCATCGCCTTTTGAAGGCCCTGCGCCACGACGCCCCCGGCCCGGCGGCCACCGCCGCCCGCTTAGGGATCAAGGCCGAGGGCGGCCCCCTGGCCACCGTGTTCAAGACGGTGCACGCCGCCCATACGGGCAAGCTCAGCTTCTCTCGCGTGTGGCGGGGCGAGTTCGCCGACAACCAGTCCCTGGAGGCGGGCCGCATCGGCGGCCTTTACGTCATGACCGGCGGCACCCCCACCAAGGTGGCCAAGGCCGGCGTGGGCGAGGTCTGCGCCTTCGGCCGCCTGGACAGCGTGGCCACCGGCGCGGTGATCGGCGGGGCCGGAGAGGACATGGCCGCCTGGCCGCAACCCCTGGCGCCGCTGTTCGCCTTCGCCCTGGCCGCCGAGAAGAAGGGCGACGACGTCAAGCTGACCGGCGCCATCGCCAAGCTGGCCGAGGAGGACCCCTCTCTGTCGCTGGATCACGGCGAGTTCGGCGAGCAGATCCTGCGTGGCCAGGGCGAAATCCACCTCCAGGTGGCCATCGACCGGCTGAAAAGCCGCTTCAACATGGCGGTGGTGACCAGGAAGCCGACGGTCCCCTACAAGGAGACCATCCGCAAGGGCACCTCGGTGCATGGCCGCCACAAGAAGCAGTCGGGCGGGCACGGCCAGTTCGGCGACATCCATATCGACATCGCGCCGCTGCCCCGGGGCTCGGGCTTCCACTTCGTCGACAAGATCGTCGGCGGCGTGGTGCCGCGCCAGTACATCCCCTCGGTGGAGGAAGGCGTTTCCGAGTTCCTGCACCAGGGCCCCTTCGGCTTCCCGGTGGTCGACCTGCAGGTGACGCTGACCTCGGGCAGCTACCACGCGGTGGACAGCTCGGACATGGCCTTCAAGACGGCGGCCCGCATCGCCATGAGCGAGGGCATGCCGCAATGTGATCCGGTGCTGCTGGAGCCCATTCTGGCGGTGGAGATCTCGGTGCCCTCCGACTTCACCGCCAAGGCCCAGCGCATCGTCTCGGGGCGGCGCGGCCAGATTCTCGGCTATGACGCCAAGGACGGCTGGCAGGGCTGGGACAATGTCTCGGCCTATCTGCCCCAGGCCGAGATGGACGACCTGATCGTCGAGTTGCGGTCGCTGACCATGGGCGTGGGCACCTTCTCGTGGAAGTTCGACCACCTGCAGGAAATCACCGGCCGCGTCGCCGACAAGGTGGTGGAAGCCCGCAAGGAGGCCCTGGCCAGCGCCTGA
- the pseI gene encoding pseudaminic acid synthase has protein sequence MTEISIAGRPIGPDHPPFIIAEMSANHNGDLGRALALLEAAAAAGADAVKLQTLKPDAITIDCDRPDFVIEGGPWGGRKLYDLYAEAQTPWDWHAKLFERGRELGLIVFSSPFDKAAVDFLAGLDAPAFKIASFEMADPGLVAHAAAKGKPIIVSTGMAGLGDIAATVETVRRAGNDQLVLLHCISSYPAPTEEANLATIPHMAQAFGVPVGLSDHTQGTAVAVTAVALGACVVEKHFTLRRADGGLDSHFSLEPEELAQLVKDCRTAWVARGRISYALAECEQGSKAFRRSLYVVEDLHPGEIITEDKVRSIRPGYGLEPKFLPEILGRKARKAVPRGTAFDWSMIE, from the coding sequence ATGACCGAGATTTCCATCGCCGGACGCCCCATCGGGCCGGATCATCCGCCCTTCATCATCGCCGAGATGTCGGCCAACCATAACGGCGACCTGGGCCGCGCCCTGGCCCTGCTGGAGGCGGCGGCGGCGGCGGGCGCCGACGCGGTCAAGCTGCAGACGCTGAAGCCCGACGCCATTACCATCGATTGCGACCGGCCCGACTTCGTCATCGAGGGCGGCCCCTGGGGCGGGCGCAAGCTCTATGACCTCTACGCCGAGGCCCAGACCCCGTGGGACTGGCACGCCAAGCTGTTCGAGCGGGGCAGGGAACTGGGACTGATCGTCTTTTCCTCGCCCTTCGACAAGGCGGCGGTGGACTTCCTGGCGGGTCTCGACGCCCCGGCCTTCAAGATCGCCAGCTTCGAGATGGCCGATCCCGGGCTGGTGGCCCATGCGGCGGCCAAGGGCAAGCCGATCATCGTGTCGACCGGCATGGCCGGGCTGGGCGACATCGCCGCCACGGTGGAGACGGTGCGCCGGGCCGGCAACGACCAACTGGTGCTGCTCCACTGCATCAGCTCGTACCCGGCCCCCACCGAGGAGGCCAATCTGGCCACCATTCCCCACATGGCCCAGGCCTTCGGCGTGCCGGTCGGCCTGTCCGACCACACCCAGGGCACGGCGGTGGCGGTGACGGCGGTGGCGCTGGGCGCCTGCGTCGTCGAGAAGCACTTCACCCTGCGCCGCGCCGATGGCGGGCTCGATTCCCATTTCTCGCTGGAACCCGAGGAACTGGCCCAACTGGTCAAGGATTGCCGCACCGCCTGGGTGGCGCGCGGACGCATCTCCTATGCCCTGGCCGAGTGCGAGCAGGGCTCCAAGGCCTTCCGCCGCTCGCTCTATGTGGTCGAGGACCTGCACCCCGGCGAAATCATCACCGAGGACAAGGTGCGCTCCATCCGCCCCGGCTATGGGCTGGAGCCCAAGTTCCTGCCCGAGATCCTGGGGCGCAAGGCACGCAAGGCGGTGCCGCGCGGCACCGCCTTCGACTGGTCGATGATCGAGTAG
- the pseG gene encoding UDP-2,4-diacetamido-2,4,6-trideoxy-beta-L-altropyranose hydrolase: protein MVTPTICFRADASAAMGIGHVMRCLTLADELTRRGAACLFVSAAGTAELVPSLPYPVVTPDRLPFGAALVVIDHYGIDAAEEARIRSMSRAVMVIDDLPTRRHHSDLLLDQTFGRSAGEYRELVPHNSLVLAGSDYALLRPQFAAARPAALARRDGSLRRLLVSLGGTDPDNVTGAVLRAVAGSGLAIDVIMGVRAPHLDAVKAQAAAMARVTVHVGVPDMAGLMAGADLAIGAGGTSTWERCCLGLPTLMLVIADNQRDVARLVGASGAARLIAVDDLPAALALSAAELGAMSAAAAKLCDGRGAARTVDAIRRLPSLKGLAP from the coding sequence ATGGTCACGCCCACCATCTGCTTTCGCGCCGACGCTTCCGCCGCCATGGGCATCGGCCACGTCATGCGCTGCCTCACCCTGGCCGATGAATTGACCCGGCGCGGAGCCGCCTGCCTGTTCGTGTCGGCGGCGGGAACGGCGGAGCTGGTGCCGTCGCTGCCCTATCCGGTGGTGACGCCCGACCGACTGCCCTTCGGCGCCGCCCTGGTGGTGATCGACCATTACGGCATCGACGCGGCGGAAGAAGCCCGCATCCGAAGCATGAGCCGGGCGGTAATGGTCATCGACGACCTGCCCACGAGGCGGCATCACTCGGACCTGCTGCTCGACCAGACCTTCGGGCGCAGCGCCGGGGAATACCGCGAACTGGTCCCCCACAATTCCCTGGTGCTGGCCGGGTCGGACTACGCCCTGCTGCGCCCCCAATTCGCCGCCGCCCGCCCGGCCGCCCTGGCGCGGCGCGATGGCTCCCTGCGCCGGCTGCTGGTCAGCCTGGGCGGCACCGACCCCGACAACGTCACCGGAGCGGTGCTCCGGGCCGTGGCGGGGTCCGGCCTTGCCATCGACGTGATCATGGGGGTCAGGGCGCCCCATCTCGACGCGGTCAAGGCCCAGGCGGCCGCCATGGCCCGGGTCACGGTTCACGTGGGCGTCCCGGACATGGCCGGGCTGATGGCCGGGGCCGATCTGGCCATCGGAGCGGGAGGCACCTCCACCTGGGAGCGCTGTTGCCTGGGCCTGCCCACCCTGATGCTGGTCATCGCCGACAATCAGCGCGACGTGGCCCGGCTGGTGGGCGCCAGCGGCGCCGCCCGCCTGATCGCGGTGGACGACCTGCCCGCTGCCCTCGCCCTCTCCGCCGCCGAGCTTGGCGCCATGTCGGCCGCCGCCGCCAAACTGTGCGACGGACGGGGCGCCGCCCGCACCGTCGACGCAATCCGACGCCTGCCGTCCCTGAAAGGCCTTGCCCCATGA
- a CDS encoding GNAT family N-acetyltransferase, with the protein MEFRRAVIQDASDLLVWRNDPDTIANSLTGKAVAEADHFAWIARVLASPDFILLMAEQAGEKLGMVRFDREEDGEWEVSINLNPAARGRGLAADLLAGSIAAAFPAGARPPLVAWVKQSNPASLRIFERCGFIHEGDEDGVETFRLAPSCGDGGRMP; encoded by the coding sequence ATGGAGTTCCGCAGGGCAGTGATTCAGGACGCTTCCGATCTGCTGGTCTGGCGCAACGATCCGGACACCATCGCCAATTCCCTGACCGGCAAGGCGGTGGCCGAGGCCGATCATTTCGCCTGGATCGCCCGCGTGCTGGCCAGCCCGGACTTCATCCTGCTGATGGCCGAACAGGCGGGCGAGAAGCTGGGCATGGTGCGCTTCGATCGCGAGGAGGATGGTGAGTGGGAGGTCAGCATCAACCTCAACCCGGCGGCGCGCGGGCGCGGCCTGGCGGCGGATCTGCTGGCCGGCAGCATCGCGGCGGCCTTTCCCGCAGGGGCGCGCCCGCCGCTGGTCGCCTGGGTCAAGCAAAGCAATCCGGCCAGCTTGCGCATCTTCGAGCGCTGCGGTTTCATCCATGAAGGCGACGAGGATGGGGTCGAAACCTTTCGGCTTGCCCCTTCTTGTGGAGACGGTGGGCGCATGCCATGA